A stretch of the uncultured Trichococcus sp. genome encodes the following:
- a CDS encoding PBSX family phage terminase large subunit, whose translation MSRVGRSKVSFKFTPFSNKQMQVLTWWRHPKLKELEAIICDGSVRAGKTLIMSLSYILWAMTEFDGQQFGMAGKTIGSFRRNVLRTLKIILWGRGYKVHDNRSDNILTISKGGKTNYFFVFGGKDESSQDLVQGITLAGFFFDEAALMPQSFVNQATARCSVDGSKLWFNMNPEGPYHWFKTEWIDKAAEKLALHIHFTMDDNPSLTEKVKNRYKRMYSGVFFKRFILGLWVMSEGIIYDNFDPETMVLDIPDDMLFDKHYISVDYGTLNPTAFLLWGRNLKTWYARDEYYYSGRKTQRQKTDAEYVEEMNKFVEKHGLDKKSVTIIVDPSAASFITALKNEGYTVDKAKNDVIDGIRATAAAMNEGAIKFSRTCKNLIQEFGSYTWDAKASLKGEDKPIKEHDHAMDALRYFVFKVIYRKQTTLSKKPSWLS comes from the coding sequence ATGAGTAGGGTCGGACGCTCTAAGGTATCGTTTAAATTCACTCCTTTTAGCAACAAACAAATGCAGGTGCTCACCTGGTGGCGGCATCCAAAACTAAAGGAACTAGAAGCCATTATCTGTGATGGATCGGTACGGGCCGGGAAGACACTCATCATGTCGCTCAGCTATATCCTGTGGGCGATGACGGAGTTCGATGGTCAGCAATTCGGTATGGCCGGGAAAACAATCGGATCATTCCGCCGGAACGTGCTGCGGACGCTCAAAATCATCCTATGGGGCCGCGGCTACAAAGTGCATGATAATCGATCGGATAATATCTTGACCATCTCCAAAGGCGGGAAAACGAACTATTTCTTCGTTTTTGGCGGGAAAGATGAGAGTTCCCAAGACCTGGTGCAAGGGATCACGCTGGCAGGCTTCTTCTTCGACGAGGCTGCCTTAATGCCGCAGTCGTTTGTCAATCAAGCAACGGCACGGTGTAGCGTGGACGGTTCGAAACTGTGGTTTAATATGAACCCGGAAGGACCCTATCACTGGTTTAAGACTGAGTGGATAGACAAAGCCGCCGAAAAACTGGCATTGCATATCCATTTTACGATGGACGACAATCCGAGCTTGACGGAAAAGGTCAAGAATCGTTACAAGCGGATGTATTCAGGAGTCTTCTTCAAGCGGTTTATCCTGGGCTTATGGGTGATGTCCGAGGGGATTATCTATGATAACTTCGATCCGGAAACCATGGTGCTGGACATACCGGATGACATGCTGTTTGACAAGCACTATATATCTGTCGACTACGGGACACTGAACCCGACCGCCTTCCTCCTGTGGGGCAGGAACTTAAAAACCTGGTACGCGCGGGATGAGTATTACTACTCGGGCCGGAAGACGCAGAGGCAGAAGACAGACGCGGAATATGTGGAAGAAATGAACAAGTTTGTAGAAAAGCACGGCTTGGACAAGAAATCTGTCACTATCATCGTGGATCCGTCTGCAGCATCCTTCATCACAGCCCTCAAAAACGAGGGATACACGGTGGACAAGGCTAAAAATGACGTGATAGACGGCATACGCGCAACCGCTGCAGCCATGAACGAGGGTGCTATCAAGTTTAGCCGGACATGCAAAAACTTGATACAAGAGTTTGGATCTTACACATGGGACGCTAAAGCCTCTTTAAAAGGGGAAGATAAGCCGATCAAGGAGCACGACCACGCAATGGATGCATTGAGATACTTCGTGTTCAAGGTCATCTACAGAAAGCAGACAACTTTATCAAAAAAACCAAGCTGGCTATCATAG